A stretch of DNA from Cheilinus undulatus linkage group 7, ASM1832078v1, whole genome shotgun sequence:
CCAGCTTAATGGTCACTCTACAAGATGAAGCATGAAGGTATATTTGTTAATTTATACATCAGCAGATTTTTCAGTACCAATAATTAGCTTTAAAAGCTAATGTCTGCCAACACCAATATAATGTAGAAAATATGGTGCATccatatgaaaaatatttaattttgcttgaacaaaaatacaaatgcactaaatatttttaagtataAAAAACTATGAGCAAAATGCTAAAATGCTACTGCTGATCTGACTTTCTACCAAAAAGACTGCTTAGAGCTTATTGCAAGTTTGCATATTGTAAGTATATATTCAGTGTTTCATTCTATTTGCTCCTGAAAATGAGACtaacaatcacagcaacacaCAGTCTTTCAACTAAAGCTTAACAGCACCACCTTAATACTGGTCCATTATAAATGATATGTCTAAAAATGTCCAAGCCAATACTCTCACTACATGTCAGTCTCatttctttctgcctttttttccctgttgtgCTGATCAGATATAAAAGTGGTCCAGAGATTGATGAACTCCATCAACCTCTGGGATCAACTGTGGACAACAGAGTCCTTCTGATCAATAATAATGAAGCTTTTTTGCGGTGCATGACAACCATATCTGAAGAAATAGACCCCTGAGGAGGTTTTAGATGCTAATTATATTAAGTAACAGTGTTATGAAATCCACTTCTGCCTTAAACATGTGCTGCTGAGAGCTTTAGATACAAATGACAGCAGATATAGAGAGCTGTCTATTCCAGTGCTATTACAGAGATTTCACTGGTTTGCTTGTCTCTGTAATAGACCATGttacataaacatttttttccacacttgGCTACTTAGTTAGAGCAGGAATGCAATACAAGGTAAAATACATACAAACAAATgagttgcatttttttgcatgatCAGATTTTGTATTCAAAAGTTCATTCTGTAATTACATTTAGGACAGGTTATTGAGACAGTTCCTTTACTCACCAAAGGCCTTCTTAGGCCCGACCAGGCGTAGGGTGAAGGGAATCCCTCTCGGCTGCTCTTTCAGCATCTTTGCCACCTCGTAGTGTCGACACCCCACAATGCTCTGGTCATTGATGGCCTCAATGTGATCACCAACACAAACTGTTTTCAGTCGATCTATGGTGCTGCCTTCTTTTATCCTCTGAAAGAGACAGATTGGAAATTTGAATGTTTAGATATCCACACTGGAGCCTTCTAAAGCATTAAGTGACAGGGCTTTTTTCACAACATTTAATATTTACACTGGGATACATTAAATAGAACAGTTGCTTGGTAATGGCGACTATGATAAAAAGTGTTGACTATTTGCACACCTTGATGAAAGCATATCCAGCGCCGTTGTCTGTGATAGTTAGACCCAATGCATCTTCTGTCTTTGTCACCTCCACCTCTTTGGTTTCTCCTCTGACATGAGCAAAGATGAAGTCCTCCAGTCCGATCTGTCCACCCAGAAGCTTTTGCATGTCCACTTTATGAGAGTTTAGGGTGCAGAACAGGATCTAAAAGGGATCGAGTCTATTGTTAAATCAGCTTCCAGCATGTCAATTAAACtgtaaattcaatttaaaacagaaatgttttgttaGGACACTGTGGATATTGACATCCAATTGAAAATAGCCTTTTAGCACACTGTTCttgtcttgttgttcttgccaataaggaatgatcatattttacttGACTACAATAGTTGTGCACTTTTTCCACATCTAAGACAAAGTTGAAACTTCCAAGTTTGGGTTcctctccattttttttttttttttttttttttttttggcacattgTTGACTTAGAGACAGGTATACTATAACTGTAAAGATGCTGTTAATCAACCTTACttgtaaatgttattttttcttagtaggTGATATATTGTTTGAGAAATCAAAACCACTGGTGTCTATGTCTGTTTCTGTCAAGTCACCATGTACCTAGTTTTAATGCAAGTATGCAGTTTGAGCAGCAGAGGGCAGTAGAGGCAAACTATTTCATTCTGCTGTTGTGGCATTTTCTAACAGTTGGTGAATCTCATAACTTCAACCCCTCTGTTGAAGATTTTAACTTGTAAAGCAATTGTAGCTGTAGTGTACAAGTTTATAATAAATGAAGAGTGTCACAAACTGAATAAAAGTAGCTTACAATTAATACACTTAAGAAGACCTTTCTAAATATCGACAAGTTAAACTTCACAGACACAAGTTAGAAAGAATAAACCTATGTCAGCAGAACTTGCACTTTGGCATTGCTTGACTGAACATGCCACTCTCATGTTACATCTTTTAAACTCTGGACTATCACTTtcaaaatgttgtttatgttttggaGCTGTGTCTATTTATAATGTGAGACACCCTCCAAGTCCTAAATTTGTTATCCTGAAAGGTTAAAGATCAAGTTTGATTCAGTGATCCAAAGCGGAAATCCCAGATAACCCATTTGAACTATTATCTCTCTGTGAGTAGTTTCTCACAGTAATAGCTTTGGCGAGTGGAAGAGTCTGACTGCAGGCCAAGGTCTTTTCTGGCACTGACTGAGCTGTACGGTAACTTTATGCTGCTGTTCAGTCCACAGTAGGTCTAGCGAGCTGCTGTGCTTCTCACTATCACTACCTGACTgctgatgttttcatgaaaaGTCTTGTATCTAAAAGTCTGACTGCAGTCCAAGGTCATTTAGATATGCACCTTATTGGATCAATTATTAGCTCAAATTATGTCAGAAACCATTCATTATTGGGTAATTAATTGATTTAACCAAAATgaatataaacacagaaaagcCTAATAGATCTTATGAATGTTTATTTAATGGTTAGCTGTCTTATTATgatagtttgattttatttttcagccagATCTTCTCGCAAAGCTAGTATAGTCAGCATTTCTTTCAAAGGAAGGCTGCAACTCTTGCATTATTTATGtcaaatgttgtttttcctgctgttaTATTGTTTCAGAATACGTGACGATTACATGAAGACAATAGACAAGAGTGTACCCTTAGTAAGATAAGCACATTCTCTGGAATTAGGAGGCTCTAATTCAATTAGCCAAGAGCACCTGAGAGTCACATACAAACCATGTAAACTGACGTTTTCTTTCTCATACAAATTTAGCTTTTAGAACTTGAATCTTGTTGCATCTGGCCCAAACTTTACATGCATGGCTGGTAGCCACCTGATTTGATCTTCCCTTAATCTCCAGTCATTTATGTTTAACAAGTGGTGCACAGATAGGTAAAGCCTTCATGGTGGCCTTCAAAACAGAActgataattatgagataaggtGAATGTCAAATGGTTATTGTGCTGTCACTGAGTGTGTTACCACAACATAAGAATAGAAGTACATAATAATCATTAACTTCACTTGACAAAAGGCACTTGTAAGATGATTTTTCCAGTCTATAGAAATGTAGTATTGAGTTGCTTATGCAATGCAATACATCTTTTAAATATGCAACAAACTTTTTAGCCCTTGAACCCAAAAATAACAatgccagagacaggggaccaGAAGTCGAAAGGAACTAATAattaaatttactcaaaattttTTGGGCACTTAAACTTTTGTGAGTACATtctgaaatcagtacttttacttataGTTTAAACCAAACTAactgtactttaacttgagtacaaGAGTCTTATACTTTTCCCaactctgttgactacacagtagcataTAACAAGAGAATGACTttacatcacatcccaaaataGCTGTGGTACACAGCAAAAACcggagtgttgatatctcagggtttaatatttctgagttgattttaactgcTGTGGATTgtttggtcatgtttctggtggattgtgtTTGCtcttgatgtgagacacatttgtaccatgagtgaagttatccactgagttaggaTTTCcatctgtgactttaggtgctctAAAGGACCTATAgagcatattcttcatcagacTGCATAGCCTTGCCAAGAGGTTGACTGTCTGTTTTGTTCTTGACACAGATTTTTAAGAGTTACTGCTGCTCtgtcatattaaaaaatattaaacactttcaaaagttaAGCTGAACCCAGcagttttcaacctttttttgcccaaggcacacctgaggttgagccaaaatctcaagggaCACAATGTTTATTTTGATACAAAATCAActctttaaatgattttatggttaaggctgcccataagggacAATAAAGGGAACGGCTTTCTGAGTCCGAGCCAACGGGGGGATCATGAAGGTctgttaagctgtgataaccaataACCCCaataataaacactcttataaaagcaacaaaaaataagttttactTATTTGTGCTTTGGTACCTTTTTATTGGCAGTGTTAAATATACTGAACTAAATAATTAGGAACGTAATGCAacttcatagctaggccatGATGTGGGCAAATATCAGGATACCtgaaaacaaagaggaagaaattTATACaactttgattaaaaagaactgaaaaactGTGACAAgagacaacaaacaaaaactggaagaaattgtcaaaaatgggttcatgtggcaaaattggtcaaaaagtggccaaacaatggcaaaaatacatttaaagtgataaaaaggtggcaaaattaggcaaaagtAGCCAattgggttacaagtggcagattagggttaaaaaaaaatcaagaaagatGGTTTAGAGGTGCCGGAGAAGATACGATAATGTGCCAcagttggcaaaaaagtggcaaaaatcagcaaaaatgggttaaaggtgtcaaaagaAGTAATTTCAATATCTAAACCCAACAATAGCTTgccacacttttcagctccaaagtgaggaaactgttagccaggatgcttgCACCAATGTTTCTGATCCAGCACAAATGCTCTGATATCATCaaaaaatcacaactggggagggctctttcattgtattttttctggggcccagctaatTCTGTGTGCAGACTTGGTTACAGTACTTTTCATGATGGTGTAATAAAACATAaagttgtacaaattcccaaggcacacctggGCTTGgaccaatatagacacttttaaTGTGGTAAATTTatctatatgagtttaattaacactctcaattaattttgctgtgtattttattttattatagaaGTGCTCATATTTAACTGTACAACTCATCAGTATTCagagtaaactttaaatcaaataattttcacttttaattgagtagatttatagaccagtactcttactaataattaataaattctaaccagagtaactttacttttatatGAGTACATTAATCTTGTATTTTTTCCAACTCTGCTGGGAACTCGTTGTCTTCCTGGAAGTGGGGGGTAGGACAGAGAGGGTCACTCAAAAACATTTCCTAGCACTAGcataataaaaatgcaaaaagaacagaaaagccTAATACCTTAACCCATAATATAAATTAGTTGTAAATAAAAGCGTGTTGTCAGTTACATTGGAAGCAGAATGAAAGTAGTTTCCAAGACCCGCACTGAGTGGATATTGTAAATTTAATATCTCACAAGGTAATGTCTTCGTATGACTGTGTCTTTAGAAAGCAACATCCCCCTATACTGCTGTCATGTGCAAACTTACATTGTAaggatttgttttgttttttttacacaacttttgttttggCAGAAATCTTACCAAATGTTGACTATGGTTTTGTCATAAACTGTACCCATTTTTGgatattgtatatttttttactatACAAGAATTTCGATTTTTACATAAAGAAAGGGGTCCCGTGACCTTGAGCTTGGAATCACTGGTCTACTTCTAAAGCAATGCTGTTCCATCCGCTATCAATGTCTCTAACACATTTTCATCTCTCCACTTCAGCACTGCTTTCtaaagctgcattttttaaaagacgTGCCTGTCTTGAAAACAAATTAAGTTGACTCATATATTTTCTTTCTGGTGTCTGCATGAGGGTTTTATCTGTGGcttttggctgtgttgaataTAAAGAGAGTATCAGGCTGCAGGGTGGTTTGGTCGGCCCTGACCTACTAAAGAAGAAGTGGCTCGACATTTTCTCAAGGATTCTGGCCTTGTGAGAAGCTGTCAACTTTAACCTGACTGATAACcaaacctgttttcatcaccaATGTAAAGCTTTTTATCCAATAATAGTATGTCTTTGGAATTATTGTGAACTTAAAATTTTCTATGCAATATCCCTACTTTAGTAAGTATCTCTCCATTTTAGATATCCAGAAGATATTAAGATTGACAGGCAGTAATTTAGTGGTTTCTCTTAATGGGAACTCCACCATTCTTACGCACAAGTCATGAGGCATACAGTCAGACgactaaaacagctgttttttaatatgttaaatgTGACTCTGATGGGGCTCTGCCAAGTGTGACAACGTAATCCTTGTGATGCCATCAGGGGATTAACTTGGAAACTCCATATCAAAGAAAGTCTGTGTTTATAACAGAATTAGATGGTGCTACTGTGAAGCAGGACTATCCAGTTTGAAGAATgtttaaagaaaggaaaatccATCTCTaggactttttctgcctctccaACCTTACTTGCAAATCTTGACAATTTTACAATGAAGTTTATATGAGTTGAAATGAGGCAACACTGCTTTTGATCATATAATGCAATCAAATAGGGCAAAATAGGTACCAAAATCATGACGATCCTATATTAATTTGGAATTTTGAAACGGTGGATCAATATAAGCCCCTATCAACTGTATTTCTATGGGACTTTTACATAAAAACTTGCTCCAAAATAATTTCTAACACTGTAAGTTGTTTTGTTATATTCCACGTGTGGTGTATATTGACTACAGAACATTATCTTGTTATTTGTTTCCATTATTGATCCTGCTTGAGGCCCAGACAAGTGCAAAGTCTGGCAGACAGCAATGAGGCCAAATGGTCTTCAATAGTGCATCATGGAAAAAGCCTTGAGTGGAAACCTTACACCGATTTGCAGTAGGCTTGACAGACCAGAAATGCAACAAAGGAATAGCAGAACGTTTTTACCTCagttacttttcaaaaatgtgtacATGTAGCTGATTATCTTAATCATATTTACACACatagctgtgtttgttttgtaccTCTGATGGGGAGATGTTGAACACTTCAGCTATCTTGGCATATAGCTCTTTGACATTGGTGAATCCGTGGATGCGGCCTGTTGGACTCCCATGGGCCAGCTGTGTGTGGAAGATGAGCCTGGGTCTTGGGTATTCCGGTGGCCCCGGTGGCGGcggtgaaggaggaggaggaagcggGGGCGCTGTGGGCTCCACACATGCAAGGTTCTGACTCTGATTCTGGGCCTTCTGGTCCTCCAAGGCCTCGGCTCCTGCCGCCTTGGGGTCCTGTGGGCTCATAGCCTCCCCGTTCTGCATCGGGCTTCAGCTCAGGTATGGTCGTCCTCTGAGACGACTGCTCTGGCAAAGAGAAACACCTCGTCCGTCCCCTCTGCTGAGCTGACGaaccaaccagccagccagAGCTTTGGGGTGAAGATGAATTAGTGATGAGAGTAGCCTGGTAACCATACCTGGAGGAGGCCAGCCAGACCCTGCTGCTAGAAACCCAACACCTTTAGGGTTGAGGATTGAATGTGTAACACCTGAGCCTCTGCCAGCTCACGCATATAgaatacaaacaaaacacatCAGGTAAAGGTCTCTTAATACAAGAGACACAGTTGATCACCAATATCAGTCTGACTGGGACAAATGTTGCACACACAGCAATGACTATATCAACATCCCTATGAAGTCTTTAA
This window harbors:
- the gipc3 gene encoding PDZ domain-containing protein GIPC3, coding for MQNGEAMSPQDPKAAGAEALEDQKAQNQSQNLACVEPTAPPLPPPPSPPPPGPPEYPRPRLIFHTQLAHGSPTGRIHGFTNVKELYAKIAEVFNISPSEILFCTLNSHKVDMQKLLGGQIGLEDFIFAHVRGETKEVEVTKTEDALGLTITDNGAGYAFIKRIKEGSTIDRLKTVCVGDHIEAINDQSIVGCRHYEVAKMLKEQPRGIPFTLRLVGPKKAFDMIGMRTRAPKSNEGKMVNGRETLRLRSKGAATVQEVQNEFEERATRKVDDLLESYMGIRDLELATTIVEAGKDKKNPDDFAEALDSVLGDFAFPDVFLFDVWGAIGDVKNGRM